The Fusarium poae strain DAOMC 252244 chromosome 2, whole genome shotgun sequence nucleotide sequence GCATCGTTGGGAATATCTCTAAATGGATTGCAGCGCTCGAGAAATGCGCTCCCCACGCGTGCGCTGGAGTCGGGGTCTATGAGGGGTTTAAGGTTGATGATTCGCCCCGCAGGTATGGGGACGCTGCGGGCCTTGAAGACGTTGAGAAAGCCTCGGATGGCGCTCATGATGCATTTTGTGACAGAAGGAACATTTAAGGAGAGTGTGAAATAAgaatgaaaagaaaaaaggcaaagagaaagaggaggGGGACTTGGGAATAAAAAGAGGTAAAGATAGGAGTAAGATACTTGTTTCTAAAAGCCTCTCTTTTGAGAGATGACGGGGGAAATGCTGGGCGCTGGCTTCATCCTTGTCGCATTCCGTTTTGCTCCGCTTGTACCTTTTTCAATGAGATTCGGACATTGCCGCGTGCTTTGACCAAGGAAATAAAAGTCGGTGTATTAAGACAACTCATCATTTAAAACAAGACTTCCCTGCAATACTATCCAGGAGTTTTCTGTCAGTTATTCTGAACAAATTCCCTCAACTTTTGAGTGTTCAACCATCTCGAAAAAATGGATCGACACTACATGCAACGAATTCGTACAGGCACACACAACTTCCCCGCGAAAACAGGTCCCCGTACCAAGCCACTTTTAGGCTTGGGGGCTTCAGGCTTGGGGGCTTATTCACCATCGAGCCCGATTTTCCTCTTCGTACAATCGATACGTGTAACCACTCCATTCATCTTGCAAAGATTCGGCGTTGATCCTGCTTCTCGTTCCCTGACCTTCAATTCTTCGGGCGCGGAATGCAAGAGATTGATGGTCAAGACATCCATTGATGCGACCGTTGCCAAGAAATTCCATCCATCCAGTGTTGTCGTTACCATAAATAACAGGTCCCTGATCTTCACGACCCCGCCATGTAAAATCGAGTCTGGCGTGAGATGATCTCATCGGGCGCTCGTCGAAGCACAGCACGCCTTCGTACACTCCTAGATTAAATCGTCCCCAGAGTTGATTGCCAGCAAGTGTGAGAGTCAACTCCAAATCGTCGAGATCGTAATGGCTCCACTGCTCTGTAACATCGCTCGAGACAATTGTGTAGTCACCGTTGAGCAAGCCTAAAGGCGCGAGAttgtcatcgtcgtcttggTCGCTTTCGTAGCCGTACCTCGGAGAGTCTCCGTCGGAGTAGTCGTCTTGATCTGGAAATTCCGAATATGGGGGTGGAGCTTCATCAAAGTCGTCCCGTTGGACGGGGATACGGCCCCGGGCCGCAAAGGCGCCGCTTCGTCGCGCTGTCTGCCGCGGTATGGCTGGTTCCGAGGCACTTGCACTTGCACTTGCTGCTGCGTTGCGGCCGGGTCCCCGAGCCATGCCTCCCCTACCACTACAACGCGCGGTTTCTTTAAGTCGTGGCTTTGCTGGCGTTGTGGATTCCTTCGCTGGTTTCGCTGGAGCTTTCGTCGTGGCCTTTGTCGTGGTCGTAGTCTTGGTCGTAGTCGTTGTCTTTACTGTGGTTGTGGTCTTTGCGGTCGCTTTTGCTGGCGCTTTCGGTGGGGCTTTTGCTTTCGGTGCAGCGGTCTTGGGCGCTGATGCTTTAGGCGCTGTAGCCTTTGGCGTTGCTGTCTTTGCTTTCTTAACGGCAGCGGTATTATCGTTGTCGCTTGCCTTTCGTTTTGTTCCCGCTGCACTCTTCGTCTCTGTTTTCGCGACCGGTGCCTTTGCAGCAGGTTTACTGCTTGTCGCGCCCTTTTTGGCTTCCCGGTCGTTCTTCGTCCATTCTTTCTTGAGCTTGGTCTCAAGCTTGCTCACATTTGCAGGTACCTTCAGGTCACCCGCATTAACAGCATCAAAGAGACGCATGCGCGCGACCGCCTTGGTCTTTGAAGGCTGGAGTCCATAGTGGATGAGTTGGGCTTCGAACCAGTGCGCAGGGTGGTCCTTGTCGTTGCCCGAGGTGAAGTGTTCCTTGAGCTCGGTAGCTGTGGCGCGTCGATGGCGGTTTTGGCCTGAAGCTTGGGCGAAAAAAACACCTTCGGCGAATGCGAAACCGTCTTCTGCGATCGGAGGTGCTCCTGCCCAAGAGCTAGTAGCGGGTACCTTGGGCATCGTGAGCAAAAAATGTCGCGTGTTTTGAAGACGTGGTTGATTGCGTGTCAATGAGGGGCGATCTGGAGATTGCTGTCGCATGAAGGTATCGTCACTGCCTCAGGTGCTAAAATTGCTTTTTAGGGGTTGGGTTGCACAGTTCCCACTCTTGACGGACACTGGCAGTGCAGTTTCGTTTTTATTCCTATGCACAAAATAATGTCTCTTTGTACAAATGATGCTAAATATTCCTTTATCTGTAGATCTGTCATTGATCCGAAATTACTAACTAACTAGGCCTGGTATTTGTTTGTACTGAGATGGTGCAACAGTTAATTAATAACTGTGTATTTCCCTCGATTTTGCCCACCCTCCCACCCTAGTTCGGCGATACTGTCAATGACccgttttcttttttatcatttaaaggttatttaagAAGAATAATTGAGACGAAGATTGGACTGGTCGAAATGAGTTAATAGAATGAGCCCACATAATAGATCTAGGGTAATTAGTTGCACCATCATTGTGAGTTAGTAGCCTAGAAAGAATTGCAAAGCTAATCCTGCCGAACTGATTATCAGCTTAAACGCTAAACGACACCATCCTCAGACACGTCAATTTACACGAACAGTTAGTCCAGGCCCAGTCTTTGTCGACGTGAAGTATCTCATCCGGGCCTTCAAACTTCATCGCCACAAAGAAGATCACGCCAGTCAAATCAGCGAAGAATAGAACCAGTCCAACTGGAGGCGCTGGTACAGACGTGCAGTTGCCTGAGTGATGCTCTGGACTTCTATTCTAAGGTACCAGTCTTAGAAGTTTATTAACACGTGGAGTTTATATCACAAAATTTACTTTTAGGATACAGGAGACTGTAGCCCTGTGAAAAGTGCAAAAGTATGAGCCAGTCAATTTGCCGTAAAGAGCTTCTTCTGTAGATACAGTTTTCTCCTATAAACGAAGGAGCAGCAAAAGGTTAAACTGATAGtgttgtttttgtttgtttctgTCACTGAAGCTTTAGTCCAGGCTTTCTCAATTCACTCTAAATTTGCAACAATGGAGGTCAATCTGTCCACACAGAtcaaactttttttttaacaaATCTTCAAAAATCTCATCAATACTAGGTTTTCCAACACAGGATGACTCTGCTTGAACTCTATCGTCGGGTATAAAGGAAGCCTCTGCCAATCCGTACAAGACAGCAAGAACTCTTCTCTCTTTCAACCTCGATCAACTACCAAGTCAACAACGCCACTGTCCAAGACATTGACTCGTCACCGATCAACCCACCAAGAGTACAGGCTCTTACATTCCAAGATCTAAATCGTTTATATTGCTTGTCTACACAAGCCCATATTCTCAATATGAGAAACCAATTTCTCACTTTGTTGGCAGTTTCTACATCTGTCAATGCCACAAACCCTTCTCTCGTTCCTCGTCAGTATTGCGATCCAGGCCATAAATTATGCGCCGGTGGCTGCGTTCCATCTTCCTATACTTGCTGCGCCCCTGCTATTGTGGGTGCATGTCGACCTGGAACTTACTGCTACACCGGCCAGGACAACAGACCTGGCTGTTGCCCTATCGGTGATACCTGCCTCATGGGCGGTAGTAAGTCTTCTGATAAGCCCACTGCTACTGCGGATGAGCTTGCTAACACCAATGAAGAACCTGGTACCGTCGACGATGGAAAAGGTGGTCCCCTCGACAACTCAGGTTTGAACGAGGACATAGACTTGAACCCTGCGGACTATGGACCTGGAGGCCGGTACATAGGCCACGGAAATTCAGATCCGTCTACAGACTATGGACCTCCAGACCAGTACAACAACAACGGAGCTTCAGATCAGTATGGCGGCGGTGGCTACGGGCCACCAGACCAGTACAACAACAATGGAGCTTCAGACCAGtacggtggtggtggctaCGGACAGTCAGACTACAGCAACAACGGAGCTTCAGACCAGTACGGTGGCGGCGGCTACGGACAGTCAGACCAGTACAGCAACAACGGAGCCTCAGATCAGTACGGCGGCTACGGACAACCAGACCAGTCCGGCGACTATGGTTATAGTGAAGATACTGGCGAATATGAAGATCATGCAGTTGCCAGTAACCGAATCGACGGCACTGTCGCCTATCTCGTGGCGATCGCTATAGCTCTCCTCCTTTGAACGGGAGATATCTCGGGCTAATGAATGGTTGGTGGTAGAGGTGGCAGATTGGGATCTCGAATCGATTTTACAAATGTGTTCTTTTGATTAGGTGGAAATTGTTAACGGAAAACTTAAATCTTGTCTACAGCTTCAGCAAGCTTTTGTGTTTATCTATAAACGTTAGGGCTGGATACATAAAACCTAGCTTTGGCTTATCTATCTTGTAATTGATAGTGTTGTCTTCTTTGACTTCTTTAATTAGCATAAAATATCTTTCTGTCCCCAAATCTTATTATGAGCGTGACAATATCCCAGAGTACAACTTGAGCCACCCAGGTCGAGTTTGCCTTGTGGCAATACAGACAGCTGGACTTTCACTGAAGAGGAGATACTTGTGATCACGCCAAAGGTCGATGGTTACTTCACTTGCGCCAGTCTCGACGTCCTCGTTATTCATGCCTATGGTGTTGGAGATTATGAAACCTCGAAACTTCAGACCTATGTCGACATAGCGAAGAATGCCGGAAAGAAGCTTATCATGCAGTAATGGGGTGCGTGGTACACAAATGCTTTTAACAACGACTGTAACAGCGGATCTCCACTATACACAAGCGCCCGAGACGCCAATATCAAGGAATTCACCGTTGgggtattagaaaaattggccactggaagcataagagatgaaattagtaggc carries:
- a CDS encoding hypothetical protein (SECRETED:SignalP(1-17)) → MRNQFLTLLAVSTSVNATNPSLVPRQYCDPGHKLCAGGCVPSSYTCCAPAIVGACRPGTYCYTGQDNRPGCCPIGDTCLMGGSKSSDKPTATADELANTNEEPGTVDDGKGGPLDNSGLNEDIDLNPADYGPGGRYIGHGNSDPSTDYGPPDQYNNNGASDQYGGGGYGPPDQYNNNGASDQYGGGGYGQSDYSNNGASDQYGGGGYGQSDQYSNNGASDQYGGYGQPDQSGDYGYSEDTGEYEDHAVASNRIDGTVAYLVAIAIALLL